Proteins from one Pseudomonas sp. KBS0710 genomic window:
- a CDS encoding glycosyltransferase, whose amino-acid sequence MRIALLAPLPPEKNGIADYANHFKTALEQLGVTVATPLSGVEGSSAAIQQAIAGFDWQRVDLVHAELGGGRLGEFLALRELRKAHPRLPLTATVHDPERMVWRREQLPFPLNLLERLPSPLPQAAVVLADPLTLREERQVAQGLTRLITLTRLGADCLSQRMQLPAGKVAVINHANLAIAPAPLPSLDTLHLLYFGFIYRGKGIEDLLQALADAFKQAPELRDRVRLTLAGGTAAEMAFGAGGNYLEQLNRQIADLGLAGSIDWRLNLPAGEIAQTIQAHHVMVLPYRESKKLGLLGRQRGTSGALSWAAACGRGAITSDARAFAEEVASGNGAIYPQGDVPALSAQLLRLARTPTLARDWAERAGEIGRERLWPLTAQQFKQLFEQAIAGAPYGT is encoded by the coding sequence ATGCGCATCGCCCTGCTCGCGCCTTTGCCGCCGGAAAAAAACGGGATCGCCGATTACGCGAACCATTTCAAGACGGCCTTGGAGCAGTTGGGCGTGACGGTGGCGACACCGTTGAGCGGCGTGGAGGGCAGCAGCGCCGCAATCCAGCAGGCCATCGCCGGGTTCGACTGGCAACGCGTCGACCTGGTCCACGCCGAGCTGGGCGGCGGGCGGCTTGGCGAGTTCCTGGCCCTGCGCGAGTTGCGCAAGGCCCATCCCAGGCTGCCACTGACCGCCACCGTGCACGACCCCGAACGCATGGTCTGGCGGCGTGAACAGCTGCCCTTTCCGCTGAACCTGCTGGAGCGTCTGCCCAGCCCATTGCCGCAAGCGGCCGTGGTGCTGGCCGACCCGCTGACCTTGCGTGAAGAACGCCAGGTCGCCCAGGGCCTGACGCGGCTGATTACCCTCACCCGCCTGGGCGCCGATTGTTTGTCCCAACGCATGCAACTGCCAGCCGGCAAGGTGGCGGTGATCAACCACGCCAACCTGGCGATTGCGCCGGCACCGTTGCCGTCGCTGGACACCTTGCACCTGCTGTATTTCGGTTTTATCTACCGTGGCAAAGGCATTGAAGACCTGTTGCAGGCGTTGGCCGATGCTTTCAAGCAAGCCCCCGAATTGCGTGACCGTGTGCGCCTGACCCTGGCCGGTGGCACTGCCGCCGAAATGGCGTTTGGCGCGGGCGGCAATTACCTGGAGCAGTTGAACCGCCAGATCGCCGACCTCGGCCTGGCGGGTTCCATCGACTGGCGGCTGAACCTGCCGGCGGGCGAGATTGCGCAGACGATCCAGGCGCACCATGTGATGGTGCTGCCGTACCGCGAATCAAAAAAACTCGGCCTGCTGGGGCGCCAACGTGGCACCAGTGGCGCGCTGTCCTGGGCGGCGGCGTGCGGGCGTGGGGCGATCACTTCGGATGCGCGCGCGTTTGCCGAAGAAGTCGCCAGCGGCAATGGTGCGATCTACCCCCAAGGTGATGTGCCGGCCTTGAGCGCACAACTGCTGCGCCTGGCGCGCACACCGACCCTGGCCCGCGACTGGGCCGAACGCGCCGGGGAAATTGGCCGCGAGCGCCTGTGGCCATTGACCGCGCAGCAGTTCAAGCAGCTCTTTGAGCAGGCCATTGCAGGAGCACCCTATGGCACCTAG
- a CDS encoding DUF4174 domain-containing protein, with translation MLIRSLTLATLMAFTGPLLAADDINPLKQDLNKSRPLVVVELDSGNETLANLKKQLDEPANKQSFEERSMVFYTVKFGSIGAEGEKFAKDAKDNKKLTPPETNALIRALKLGAGSGTKVILVGKDGEKKLEKTVPPDTLDLKEFFSAIDQMPQAEKDLAAPAEPEPAAAAPAKNGKPAKPAKAGSKPAASQLDD, from the coding sequence ATGCTCATCCGGTCGCTGACCCTGGCTACCTTGATGGCTTTTACGGGGCCGCTGTTGGCCGCGGATGATATCAATCCACTCAAGCAGGACTTGAACAAGTCCCGACCGCTGGTGGTGGTGGAACTTGATTCCGGCAATGAAACATTGGCGAACCTCAAGAAACAGCTGGACGAGCCTGCCAACAAGCAGTCCTTTGAAGAGCGCAGCATGGTGTTCTACACCGTGAAGTTCGGCAGTATTGGCGCCGAAGGCGAGAAGTTTGCCAAGGATGCCAAGGACAACAAGAAGCTCACACCACCGGAGACCAATGCGTTGATCCGTGCCCTCAAGCTGGGCGCCGGCAGTGGCACCAAGGTGATTCTGGTGGGTAAGGACGGTGAGAAGAAACTCGAGAAGACCGTGCCGCCGGATACTCTCGACTTGAAGGAGTTCTTCAGCGCCATCGATCAGATGCCCCAGGCTGAAAAAGACCTCGCTGCACCGGCTGAGCCTGAGCCTGCTGCGGCAGCGCCGGCCAAGAACGGTAAACCTGCCAAGCCCGCAAAGGCCGGCAGCAAACCCGCCGCCTCACAACTCGATGATTGA
- a CDS encoding beta-galactosidase yields the protein MAPRRTWLATLAVVAAIGLSAFMWGRQADAENHVLKGNKVVVWKDFLGVNAQFLWFSPTLYQLQIDRLKALGLQWVRLDLHWDQLEPAEGQYQVATLDQLVANLQTNQLKSVFYLVGSAPSATTAPVGAPYQDQYPPKDPNVFANRMALLSQRYPSVDAWQVWNEPNLLGFWRPAADPAGYANLLTVTAAALRAVDANKPVVAAGMAFFSEMPNGQTMLSALGALGVASLNTVISYHPYTQLPEGNDPSNLDFIAKTTALNQSLRAGGVHTLWSTEWGWSTYPGPKDAQDLITLQGQADYVVRRVALMSAMDFDKIFLFTLSDLDQRASVRDQSYGLLDIDANPKPVYTALKNFLDVSGPQLTPGDPPTADQLPDGLFSIGWTRADGHKLWYFWSAQGGNAHLPGLTGATLYDPLRGTQTPLSGTDGLTVPVKSNLQILLWD from the coding sequence ATGGCACCTAGACGCACGTGGTTAGCCACCCTGGCCGTGGTTGCGGCAATCGGCCTCAGCGCCTTTATGTGGGGGCGTCAGGCCGACGCCGAAAACCATGTACTCAAGGGCAACAAGGTGGTGGTGTGGAAGGACTTTCTGGGCGTGAACGCGCAGTTCCTGTGGTTCAGCCCTACGCTGTACCAACTGCAGATCGACCGTCTCAAGGCTCTGGGCTTGCAGTGGGTGCGCCTGGATTTGCATTGGGATCAATTGGAGCCTGCTGAGGGCCAGTATCAGGTCGCAACCCTGGATCAGTTGGTTGCCAACCTGCAAACCAACCAGCTCAAGTCGGTGTTCTACCTGGTGGGCTCGGCGCCCTCCGCCACCACCGCGCCGGTCGGTGCGCCGTATCAGGACCAGTACCCGCCCAAGGACCCGAATGTGTTCGCCAACCGTATGGCGCTGTTGTCGCAACGCTACCCCAGCGTAGACGCGTGGCAGGTGTGGAACGAACCTAACCTGCTCGGCTTCTGGCGCCCGGCGGCCGACCCGGCTGGCTATGCCAACTTGCTCACCGTCACCGCCGCCGCCTTGCGCGCAGTCGATGCGAACAAACCAGTGGTGGCCGCCGGCATGGCGTTCTTCAGCGAGATGCCCAACGGCCAGACCATGCTCTCGGCCCTTGGCGCGCTGGGCGTGGCCAGTTTGAACACGGTGATTTCCTATCACCCGTACACCCAACTGCCCGAAGGCAACGACCCCTCGAACCTGGACTTTATCGCCAAGACCACGGCGCTCAACCAGTCCCTGCGCGCCGGTGGCGTGCACACCCTGTGGAGCACCGAATGGGGTTGGTCGACCTACCCCGGCCCTAAAGACGCCCAAGACCTGATTACCTTGCAGGGCCAGGCCGATTATGTGGTGCGCCGCGTGGCACTGATGAGCGCGATGGATTTCGACAAAATCTTCCTGTTCACCTTGAGCGACCTCGACCAGCGCGCCAGCGTACGCGACCAGTCTTACGGCTTGCTCGACATCGACGCCAACCCCAAGCCGGTCTACACCGCCTTGAAGAACTTCCTCGACGTCAGTGGGCCGCAGCTCACACCCGGCGACCCGCCCACCGCCGATCAATTGCCGGACGGCTTGTTCAGCATCGGCTGGACCCGCGCCGATGGCCACAAACTCTGGTATTTCTGGTCGGCCCAGGGCGGCAACGCGCACTTGCCCGGCCTGACCGGCGCAACCCTGTACGACCCGCTGCGCGGCACGCAAACCCCGCTGAGTGGCACCGACGGCCTGACCGTACCGGTCAAGTCGAACCTGCAAATTCTGTTATGGGATTGA
- a CDS encoding glycosyltransferase family 4 protein: MRILWILPYSPWPATSGGKTRQFHLLRSLAARGHRITLLLHDKHPVSLTDRQVLEAFLEQVIILPRRPLRSLKTLVAGLLAPYPLLASVNGLSGGLQDTFHQLLNEHWDVVQIEHTYTFQPYEDALARKSQPFVLTEHNVESALGAATYDRLPRWALPFIRYDQWRYSRWEHRVMRQAAQVVAVTEADAQVLARIAGKPVPVVVNGVDCDHFAAAHPDPSTQRVLFLGNYEYAPNVDAIEWALDEILPKVWERCPQARMSVCGFGMPGSWRERWKDPRIEWQGFVPNLLNLQSSCSVFLAPLRHGGGSKLKVLEALAAGLPLASTEQGVSGLDLVEGLDYLGGQSAESLADAVVRLLQFPEAAAPMGEAGRAYVRRAHDWSVAASQLEQVYASLAPLNQKEPVCV, from the coding sequence ATGCGCATTTTATGGATCCTGCCCTACTCACCCTGGCCCGCCACCAGTGGCGGCAAGACCCGCCAGTTCCACCTGCTGCGCAGCCTGGCGGCGCGTGGGCATCGGATCACCCTGCTGCTGCATGACAAGCACCCGGTGTCGCTGACCGACCGCCAGGTGCTGGAAGCCTTCCTCGAGCAAGTGATCATCCTGCCACGCCGCCCGCTGCGCAGCCTCAAGACCCTGGTGGCCGGGTTGTTGGCGCCCTACCCGCTGCTGGCCAGTGTGAATGGCTTGTCGGGTGGTTTGCAGGACACCTTCCATCAATTGCTCAACGAGCATTGGGACGTGGTGCAGATCGAGCACACCTACACCTTCCAACCCTACGAAGATGCTCTGGCGCGTAAATCCCAGCCGTTCGTGCTGACCGAACATAACGTGGAATCGGCGTTGGGCGCCGCCACTTACGACCGCCTGCCGCGCTGGGCACTGCCGTTCATTCGCTACGATCAATGGCGCTACAGCCGCTGGGAACACCGGGTGATGCGCCAGGCGGCGCAGGTGGTGGCCGTCACCGAAGCCGACGCGCAAGTGCTGGCCAGAATCGCTGGCAAACCGGTGCCGGTGGTGGTCAATGGCGTGGACTGCGATCATTTCGCCGCCGCCCATCCCGACCCGTCGACTCAGCGCGTGTTGTTCCTCGGCAACTATGAGTACGCGCCCAACGTGGACGCCATCGAGTGGGCGCTGGATGAAATCCTGCCCAAAGTCTGGGAGCGTTGCCCACAGGCGCGCATGAGTGTGTGCGGGTTCGGCATGCCTGGCAGCTGGCGCGAGCGCTGGAAAGACCCGCGCATCGAGTGGCAAGGGTTTGTGCCGAACCTGTTGAACCTGCAATCGAGCTGTTCGGTGTTCCTGGCGCCGCTGCGCCATGGCGGCGGCTCCAAATTGAAAGTGCTCGAAGCGCTGGCCGCCGGGTTGCCCCTGGCGAGCACCGAGCAAGGTGTGTCGGGCCTGGACCTGGTGGAAGGGCTGGATTACCTCGGCGGGCAAAGTGCCGAGAGCCTGGCGGACGCCGTGGTGCGCCTGCTGCAATTCCCCGAGGCCGCCGCGCCCATGGGTGAAGCCGGCCGCGCCTATGTGCGCCGTGCCCATGACTGGAGTGTCGCCGCCAGCCAGCTGGAACAGGTGTATGCCTCACTGGCACCGCTCAATCAAAAGGAGCCCGTATGCGTGTAG
- a CDS encoding GNAT family N-acetyltransferase, whose translation MTQITLTGSTVELQPLQREHKAALLAAAADGQLWNLKVTNVPGPDTIDTYIDTALAGRDAGSVIPYTLVRAGTGQVVGSTRFWKVDRVNRKLEIGHTWLAESTQKTGINTEAKLLLLTYAFEVLDCVRVQFTTDELNEKSRAAILRLGAVQEGIVRHERIMPDGRKRNSVRFSIIDSEWPQVKASLQAKLQR comes from the coding sequence ATGACTCAGATCACGTTGACCGGCAGCACGGTCGAACTCCAGCCCCTGCAACGCGAACACAAGGCCGCCTTGCTTGCAGCGGCTGCCGACGGCCAATTGTGGAACCTCAAGGTCACCAATGTGCCAGGCCCGGACACCATCGACACCTACATCGACACGGCCTTGGCCGGCCGCGATGCGGGCAGCGTGATCCCCTACACCCTGGTGCGCGCAGGCACTGGCCAGGTGGTGGGCAGCACGCGGTTCTGGAAGGTCGATCGGGTCAATCGCAAGCTGGAAATCGGCCACACCTGGCTGGCCGAGTCCACGCAAAAAACCGGCATCAACACCGAAGCCAAGCTCCTGCTGCTGACCTACGCTTTCGAAGTACTCGACTGTGTGCGGGTGCAATTCACCACCGATGAACTCAACGAAAAATCCCGCGCCGCGATCCTGCGCCTCGGCGCCGTGCAAGAGGGCATTGTGCGCCACGAACGCATCATGCCCGACGGGCGCAAGCGCAATTCGGTGCGGTTCAGCATCATCGATTCGGAATGGCCGCAGGTGAAGGCCAGCTTGCAGGCCAAACTGCAGCGATAA
- a CDS encoding O-antigen ligase: MRLSLASLVAILFGLLFGALALMLSPAKAFLAVIGLAAAVTILRFPFWGLLLFAGMATFMPYSTLNLGIRSTVSEAILALTWGAVLWHSFLARVPATPNLTRRPTDQMLLWLMLFSVFPFIVGQVTIHADSSGVANWLRWLLNLSGVFLAAKLLVDHKHRESLVIALLLGTLAMLVLSIAVFVRTRSGAGIAPVLALFNYGNFDTLKFGLEAMSSRMGSPWMHPNAIGGIMALLLPLAFCFGMTEQGWKRGLGLGVACLGAAALLLASSRGAMVSLALVLIWMATRRVPYTGRLLMIGAALTVALVMAYPPLQDRLATIFSSDNASTEIRFDEYRMFPQAVAAYPFGIGFKVDPPVPGTHFLGISNLWLNYVYKIGIVGMLLFIAVTVRWWREARPEKGPIRLTKDNALWLGSTAGILAALVSGLFDHYFSFAVVMVSLFWLMVGINVLEARRLFPARLPQVKTVVYRKPLLDGVRP, translated from the coding sequence ATGAGACTCTCCCTGGCAAGCCTCGTCGCCATCCTGTTCGGTCTGCTGTTCGGTGCACTCGCCTTGATGCTGTCACCGGCCAAGGCGTTTCTGGCGGTGATCGGCCTGGCCGCTGCGGTGACTATTTTGCGCTTTCCGTTCTGGGGCTTGCTGCTGTTCGCCGGGATGGCAACCTTTATGCCCTATTCCACGCTCAACCTGGGTATTCGCAGTACGGTCAGCGAAGCGATCCTGGCGCTGACCTGGGGCGCGGTGCTGTGGCACAGCTTTCTGGCCCGCGTGCCGGCCACGCCGAACCTCACACGCCGCCCCACCGACCAGATGCTGCTGTGGTTGATGCTGTTCAGCGTGTTCCCGTTTATCGTCGGCCAGGTCACCATTCATGCCGACAGCAGTGGCGTAGCGAACTGGCTGCGCTGGTTGCTGAACCTGTCGGGGGTGTTTCTGGCCGCCAAGTTGCTGGTCGACCATAAACACCGCGAATCGCTGGTGATCGCGCTGTTGCTGGGCACCCTGGCGATGCTGGTGCTGTCGATTGCAGTGTTCGTGCGCACCCGCTCGGGCGCCGGGATTGCGCCGGTGCTGGCGCTGTTTAATTACGGCAACTTCGACACCCTCAAATTCGGCCTGGAGGCGATGTCGTCGCGCATGGGCTCGCCGTGGATGCACCCGAATGCCATCGGCGGGATCATGGCCCTGCTGCTGCCCTTGGCCTTCTGCTTCGGCATGACCGAACAGGGCTGGAAGCGTGGGTTGGGCCTGGGCGTGGCGTGCCTGGGGGCGGCCGCATTGCTGCTGGCCAGTAGCCGTGGGGCGATGGTCAGCCTCGCGTTGGTGCTGATCTGGATGGCCACGCGCCGCGTGCCGTATACCGGCCGCTTGTTGATGATCGGCGCAGCGCTGACCGTGGCGCTGGTGATGGCTTATCCGCCGTTGCAGGACCGCTTGGCGACGATTTTTTCCTCGGATAACGCCAGTACCGAAATCCGTTTCGACGAATACCGCATGTTCCCCCAGGCGGTGGCAGCCTACCCGTTCGGCATCGGCTTCAAGGTCGACCCGCCGGTGCCGGGCACGCACTTTCTGGGGATCTCCAACCTGTGGCTGAACTACGTCTACAAGATCGGCATTGTAGGCATGCTGTTATTTATTGCCGTGACGGTGCGCTGGTGGCGTGAAGCCCGCCCGGAAAAAGGCCCGATCCGCCTGACCAAAGACAATGCGCTGTGGCTGGGCAGCACGGCCGGAATTCTGGCGGCGCTGGTCAGCGGTCTGTTTGACCACTACTTCAGTTTTGCCGTGGTGATGGTGTCGCTGTTCTGGCTGATGGTCGGCATCAATGTGCTGGAGGCGCGCCGACTGTTTCCGGCGCGCCTGCCGCAGGTCAAGACCGTGGTGTACCGCAAGCCGCTGCTTGACGGCGTACGGCCTTAA
- a CDS encoding acyltransferase family protein — MKHRWIQMDIAKGIGILLIVYGHSWFVANSLELQYPIIASFILPLFFFLSGVFFKPEQPFVEMAVRKADGLLKPFFFTMLVYVLVRDVLRGQPLLPDIGGVLYASVDTIPWQALWFLPHFWVAILFSWLMLRLIQRLKLSLPVSCLLVVVQLLIGIWVLPWFWQIPVTVGGQTWTLPGLPFGLEITLISSTYFIYGYLLRDWLRRHEGSLLTLVISVVLFAAVFLYSHDTMDLAQRRYDHWLWTSLLAVIGVYASWSLARVLMASTLITRVMTYIGQSTLILLIFHGEIQHKTVALMERVGLHPFVSACIGLVVAVVVPLLIGEVIKRVAFLRFFYFPFPVRKAPKPLAQR, encoded by the coding sequence ATGAAACATCGTTGGATTCAAATGGATATCGCCAAGGGCATCGGCATCCTGCTGATCGTGTACGGCCACAGCTGGTTCGTGGCCAACTCCCTGGAGTTGCAGTATCCGATCATCGCTTCGTTCATCTTGCCGCTGTTCTTTTTCCTCTCCGGGGTGTTCTTCAAGCCCGAGCAACCCTTTGTGGAGATGGCAGTGCGCAAGGCCGACGGCCTGCTCAAGCCGTTTTTCTTCACCATGCTGGTGTACGTGCTGGTGCGCGATGTATTGCGCGGCCAACCGCTGCTGCCGGATATCGGCGGCGTGCTGTATGCCTCGGTGGACACCATCCCCTGGCAGGCGCTGTGGTTTCTGCCGCACTTCTGGGTGGCGATTCTGTTCAGTTGGCTGATGCTGCGCCTGATCCAACGCCTGAAGCTGTCACTGCCGGTGAGTTGCTTGCTGGTCGTGGTGCAACTGCTGATCGGCATCTGGGTATTACCGTGGTTCTGGCAAATACCGGTGACGGTCGGCGGGCAGACCTGGACGCTGCCCGGCTTACCCTTCGGGCTTGAGATAACCCTGATCAGCAGCACTTACTTCATCTACGGCTACCTGCTGCGCGACTGGTTGCGTCGGCATGAAGGGTCGCTGCTGACGCTGGTGATTTCGGTGGTGTTGTTCGCAGCGGTATTCCTCTACAGCCACGACACCATGGACCTGGCGCAGCGGCGTTACGACCATTGGCTGTGGACCAGCTTGCTGGCGGTGATTGGTGTGTACGCGAGCTGGTCACTGGCGCGGGTGCTGATGGCGTCGACCCTTATAACGCGGGTGATGACGTATATCGGGCAGTCCACTTTGATTCTGCTGATCTTCCATGGGGAGATTCAGCATAAGACTGTTGCCCTGATGGAGCGTGTGGGCCTGCATCCATTCGTGTCGGCGTGCATTGGCTTGGTGGTGGCGGTGGTGGTGCCGTTGCTGATTGGGGAAGTGATCAAGCGGGTGGCGTTTTTGCGGTTTTTCTACTTTCCGTTTCCGGTGCGTAAGGCGCCAAAGCCGTTGGCACAGCGCTGA
- a CDS encoding glycosyltransferase family 1 protein, translating to MRVGLDYRTVGTSPQSGISRQVYALEAALRTLPGIELERFTVAPLGDETRLQAHCPAWGCAKTAMHQPHNRLRFEAGFLPQALREQRIDLYISTFNMGLPLPPKPKGLRTVVLLHDLFQITLNNYHANRLKALIYKTSDRLSISYAVHSADRVWTPSQYSADETTRLFPKAAGKVRVLPNQVDGFIELAADLTARQLPPRYWLLVGTRELRKNVPFLVDAWQQARRLSPTVPELVLVGSLDHLPEAQRSLPGIRALSGVSDAELHALYRQASRLWQPSYAEGFGLPVIEALSVGTPVAVASGTSLDEITPPSAPRFSPTDSPALVQLMVRLSNQADEDSPKQHRQWAERFNQHAYRQRLAELIEELK from the coding sequence ATGCGTGTAGGCCTGGATTACCGCACCGTCGGCACCTCACCGCAGTCGGGCATCAGCCGCCAGGTGTATGCGCTCGAGGCCGCCCTGCGCACATTGCCGGGCATTGAGCTGGAGCGCTTTACCGTGGCGCCCCTGGGCGATGAAACGCGCTTGCAGGCCCACTGCCCGGCCTGGGGCTGTGCGAAAACGGCCATGCACCAGCCACACAATCGCCTGCGCTTCGAGGCCGGCTTTTTGCCACAGGCCTTGCGCGAACAGCGGATCGACCTGTACATCAGCACCTTCAATATGGGCCTGCCACTGCCACCCAAGCCCAAAGGCTTGCGCACCGTGGTATTGCTGCACGACCTGTTCCAGATCACGTTGAACAACTACCACGCCAACCGTTTGAAGGCGTTGATCTACAAAACCAGCGATCGCCTGTCGATCAGCTATGCGGTACACAGTGCCGACCGGGTGTGGACGCCGTCGCAGTACAGTGCCGATGAAACCACGCGGCTGTTTCCCAAGGCCGCGGGCAAGGTACGCGTGCTGCCCAATCAGGTCGATGGTTTTATCGAACTGGCGGCCGACCTCACCGCGCGCCAACTGCCGCCGCGCTATTGGCTGTTGGTGGGCACCCGCGAACTGCGCAAGAACGTGCCGTTTCTGGTGGACGCCTGGCAACAGGCGCGTCGGCTCTCACCTACCGTGCCGGAACTGGTATTAGTCGGCAGCCTCGACCACCTGCCCGAAGCCCAGCGCAGCCTGCCGGGGATTCGCGCCCTGAGCGGTGTATCGGATGCCGAGTTGCACGCCCTGTACCGCCAGGCCTCACGATTGTGGCAGCCGTCTTATGCCGAAGGCTTTGGCTTGCCGGTGATCGAAGCGCTGAGCGTCGGCACGCCGGTGGCGGTGGCCAGTGGCACCTCGCTGGACGAAATCACCCCGCCGTCGGCGCCGCGTTTTTCACCCACCGATAGCCCGGCGCTGGTGCAACTGATGGTGCGCCTGAGCAATCAGGCGGATGAAGACTCGCCCAAACAACACCGCCAGTGGGCAGAGCGTTTCAATCAGCATGCCTATCGCCAACGCCTGGCCGAACTGATCGAGGAATTGAAATGA
- a CDS encoding glutathione S-transferase N-terminal domain-containing protein: MYTLYGIDESGSCMIEIALQRCAVPWRRIDASSWEDSEGSDALARINPLKQIPTLVIPDGQVLTESAAILIHLGLEFPASDLLAGNRAQILRGLVYIAANCYSAVGIIDYPQRWLGNVDEAAQAQLVSGTRRYLHQAWVLFAEQFADQLFAPGDVPNALGIMAAAVSRWDAAREVLNNLAPGFAQTLAQVDADPVVAPVFARHWPQ, encoded by the coding sequence ATGTACACGCTCTACGGCATCGACGAATCCGGCTCCTGCATGATCGAAATCGCCCTGCAGCGATGCGCGGTGCCGTGGCGGCGAATCGATGCCAGCTCCTGGGAAGACAGCGAAGGCAGTGACGCCCTGGCCCGCATCAACCCACTTAAACAAATCCCCACGTTGGTGATACCCGATGGCCAGGTACTGACTGAAAGCGCCGCGATCCTGATCCACTTGGGCCTGGAGTTTCCCGCCTCCGACCTGCTCGCCGGCAACCGTGCGCAGATCTTGCGTGGGCTGGTATACATCGCCGCCAATTGCTATTCGGCGGTCGGCATCATCGACTACCCGCAACGCTGGCTGGGCAATGTGGATGAAGCCGCCCAGGCGCAACTGGTCAGCGGCACGCGCCGCTACCTGCACCAGGCCTGGGTGCTGTTCGCCGAGCAGTTTGCCGACCAGTTGTTCGCCCCCGGCGATGTGCCGAACGCGCTGGGCATTATGGCGGCTGCAGTGTCGCGTTGGGACGCGGCGCGGGAAGTGTTGAACAACCTTGCTCCAGGCTTTGCCCAGACGCTGGCGCAAGTGGATGCCGACCCGGTGGTGGCGCCGGTATTTGCGCGGCATTGGCCGCAATAG
- the murJ gene encoding murein biosynthesis integral membrane protein MurJ — MLGSAVWLTLATLLGLCLGFAREWLLVAAWGAGERSDAFLIALFLPEALRMSLAGGVLSAAALPLYLARKDGERLDWLAVLFPALMLIALVTSLVLTLLAPWLVQLLGPGLAASATALAGSNLQIVAWCVPGLMLHALFSIPLQASERFVLAGLGSLLFNLPPVTYLALAGTATQPQALALACLAGSLLMPLALLPSIWRQGWRPWRWQLSFAPLRELGQRIGPLLLSNGASQGLALIERLVASLLGEGAVTWVNLARKLMNLPLIALMSLNQVLLGMMSRRQGDERLALLKRGLETASVLTLPAGVGLVAAAPSLVALLLPKQSADSPLPLLLAWFAVPLVFGAWNALLARYAYAAGDTRQPLRCELLGSLVNVLLLGVLPFVFGLAGIPLAALAGVICTALLLMQRQALQGALPWARHWLLSALVMGLAALLLFPIQGVWLQLGLSTLAGAVVLLGMGLWLKPWRKA, encoded by the coding sequence ATGCTCGGCTCGGCCGTCTGGCTGACGCTTGCGACCTTGCTGGGCCTGTGCCTGGGGTTCGCCCGCGAATGGCTGCTGGTGGCTGCGTGGGGCGCCGGAGAGCGCAGCGATGCGTTCCTGATCGCGCTGTTTTTGCCCGAGGCGTTGCGCATGTCGTTGGCCGGTGGCGTTTTGAGCGCCGCCGCGCTGCCGCTGTACCTGGCACGCAAGGACGGCGAACGCCTCGACTGGCTGGCAGTGCTGTTCCCGGCCTTGATGTTGATTGCGCTGGTCACCAGTCTGGTCCTGACGCTGCTGGCGCCGTGGCTGGTGCAGTTGCTGGGGCCGGGGTTGGCGGCGAGTGCCACGGCGCTGGCCGGCAGCAACCTGCAAATCGTCGCGTGGTGCGTGCCCGGCTTGATGCTGCATGCGCTGTTCAGTATTCCGTTGCAGGCCAGTGAGCGATTTGTGCTGGCGGGGCTGGGCTCATTGCTGTTCAACCTGCCGCCGGTGACCTACCTGGCGTTGGCAGGCACGGCCACGCAACCGCAGGCCCTCGCCTTGGCGTGCCTGGCCGGCAGCCTGTTGATGCCGCTGGCGTTGCTGCCGTCGATCTGGCGCCAGGGCTGGCGGCCGTGGCGCTGGCAGCTGTCTTTTGCGCCGCTGCGCGAGCTGGGCCAACGCATCGGTCCGCTGTTGCTGAGTAATGGCGCCAGCCAGGGCTTGGCCTTGATCGAACGACTGGTGGCGTCGCTGCTCGGCGAAGGCGCGGTGACCTGGGTCAACCTCGCCCGCAAGCTGATGAACCTGCCGCTGATTGCGCTGATGAGCCTCAACCAGGTGCTGCTGGGCATGATGAGCCGACGCCAAGGCGATGAGCGCCTGGCCCTGCTCAAGCGCGGGCTGGAAACCGCCAGCGTGCTGACCCTGCCGGCCGGTGTTGGTCTGGTGGCGGCGGCGCCGAGCCTGGTGGCCCTGCTGCTGCCCAAACAATCGGCGGATTCACCGTTGCCGCTGCTGCTGGCCTGGTTTGCCGTACCGCTGGTGTTTGGCGCCTGGAATGCCCTGCTGGCACGCTACGCCTATGCGGCCGGTGACACGCGCCAGCCGCTGCGTTGCGAGCTGCTCGGCAGCCTGGTCAATGTGTTGTTGCTCGGCGTGCTGCCGTTTGTGTTTGGCCTGGCGGGTATTCCCTTGGCCGCATTGGCGGGCGTGATCTGCACGGCATTACTGCTGATGCAGCGCCAGGCATTGCAAGGCGCCCTGCCCTGGGCACGGCACTGGCTGCTCAGTGCGCTGGTGATGGGCCTCGCGGCGCTGCTGCTGTTTCCAATTCAAGGCGTGTGGCTGCAACTGGGGTTGAGCACCCTGGCCGGCGCCGTGGTGTTGCTGGGCATGGGGCTGTGGCTCAAGCCATGGCGCAAGGCATGA